In the genome of Chryseobacterium sp. 52, the window AGAAGTGGTTGATCAATACCCGGCACAGAATGTAGGAGCAAGAAATCATAATGAATTGTGGGTGCCATCAGAAGAACTTGAAGTTTTCAATAAAGCGATTGCAGGGACCATTGAAGTGATCAAGGTTTTTATAGGAGACAATTTTAAAGAAACTGGAAATTCTGAAATTAAAAATTTTATAAAGTCCCTGAAGAGATGAAAAAGATCCAATATTTAAAAGGAGATGCTACAAATCCTAAAGCAGAAGGAAATAAGATCATAGCTCATATTTGCAATGATATCGGAGGTTGGGGAAAAGGTTTTGTCGTTGCTGTTTCAAAAAGATGGAAGCAACCTGAAAAAGAATACCGTGAGTGGTTTAAAAATGGGGGGAATTTTAATCTTGGAGAAATTCAGATGGTTCAGACAGAAAAAGATATTTGGGTTTGCAATATGATTGGCCAGCATAAAATTATGACTAACTCAAACGGAGTTCAGCCAATCAGATATGAAGCGGTAGAAGAATGCTTGGAAAAATTGGCTAATGAAGCCTTAAAATTCAATGCAGAAGTGCATATGCCAAGAATCGGATGTGGCCTGGCAGGAGGAAAATGGGAAGAGATTGAACCCATTATTGAAAGAACATTACTCAGAAATGATATTTCGGTATATGTTTATGATTTTGAATAATAAAACACGAACAATGACAAATAAAGGAATGGCAAAAGATACATTAGATATCCTAGCCAAAACATATTATATAAACAGAGAAAACCAAAAAATAACGATAGAAAAAGAACTGGAGACCTGTAAAAAAGGAATTGTTCTGTTTTCATCCGGTGAGCTTGCTGAAATAGCAAAAGGTGAACTTCCGGAAGCTGATTTTGAAACAGAATTTCAAACATGGAGCTGCAGCTCCTTAAAAGCAATTTTAAAGCTGGCAGAAGAAGAAAATCAGGAGAAAATAATGTGTCTGAATTTTGCATCAGCCAAAAATCCGGGAGGAGGATTTATCAACGGTGCAGAAGCGCAGGAAGAAAGCCTGGCAAGAACTTCAGCTTTATATGAAACTCAGCTTCAGGCGGAGGATTATTATAAAATTCATAGAGCTATGAAGTCCTGTTTTTATACAGATACGATGATTTACAGCCCTAAAGTTCCTGTTTTCAGAAAAGATAAAGGAGAACTGTTACCGAAACCCGTTTTATGTAATTTCATTACTTCTCCCGCTGTAAATGCCGGAGTTGTGAAACGACAGGAGCCGGAAAGGGTAGGTGAAATATATGATGCCATGGACACTAGAATGGAAAAAATGTTTGCTTTAGCCCTGAACCAAGGAAATGAAACCTTAATTTTAGGAGCATGGGGATGTGGCGTTTTTAGAAATGATCCTAAAGAACTGGTTGAGCTTTTCAAAAAGCATCTACACGGAAAATATAAAAATAAATTCAAAAGAGTGGTTTTTGCAATTTTGACTAAGAAAAAAGAATTGCTGGAATTATTTGAGGAAATATAATGGAACTTAAACTTAAAAAATATAACGAACAACTACAGGGTTGGCCTGAAAAAGGACATCATATCATGGCTCAATACAATGATGATAAAATTGTTGTATATCAGTCTTATCGAAAGGAAATTGGAGAATTTGCCCTTAAAAATCAGTATTTTGGAGGCGAATTCAGTTTGGACAGAATGACGTGGATAAAGCCCAACTTTCTTTGGATGATGTATCGAAACGGCTGGGGAAGAAAAGAAGGACAGGAATATGTGTTGGCAATTCATTTAAAAATGTCCGCATTCAAAAGATATTTGGAAAATGCAGTCTACTCTTCTTATAATGATAAATTGGGCGTTTCCCGTGAAGAATGGCAGAATCAGGTGAAAGAATCTTCAGTAAGATTACAATGGGATCCGGATCATGATCCTTTTGGAAATAAATTGGAAAGAAGAGCCGTACAAATTGGTTTGAAGAAAGAATTTACCCATTCTTTTGCTCATGAAGATATTCTTTTAATTGAAAATATTTCAGATTTTGTAAAAGAACAGTATCAGTTTGTTTTAAATGATGATTTGGGTAATTTGATGATTCCCGAAGAAAAACCATTGCTATTCAATGATGAAAACTTAAATAAAACATTAAGATTAGATAAGAACTAAGTTACCATGAACATTGAACTGATAAAAGCAGACATCACAAAAATCCAGGCAGACGCTATCGTCAACGCAGCCAATTCATCTTTGCTTGGCGGAGGTGGAGTAGATGGTGCAATTCACCGTGCAGGAGGAAAACAGATTCTGGAGGAATGCATGATGATCAGGAATCGGCAGGGGAAATGCAATA includes:
- a CDS encoding macro domain-containing protein encodes the protein MKKIQYLKGDATNPKAEGNKIIAHICNDIGGWGKGFVVAVSKRWKQPEKEYREWFKNGGNFNLGEIQMVQTEKDIWVCNMIGQHKIMTNSNGVQPIRYEAVEECLEKLANEALKFNAEVHMPRIGCGLAGGKWEEIEPIIERTLLRNDISVYVYDFE
- a CDS encoding TIGR02452 family protein; this translates as MTNKGMAKDTLDILAKTYYINRENQKITIEKELETCKKGIVLFSSGELAEIAKGELPEADFETEFQTWSCSSLKAILKLAEEENQEKIMCLNFASAKNPGGGFINGAEAQEESLARTSALYETQLQAEDYYKIHRAMKSCFYTDTMIYSPKVPVFRKDKGELLPKPVLCNFITSPAVNAGVVKRQEPERVGEIYDAMDTRMEKMFALALNQGNETLILGAWGCGVFRNDPKELVELFKKHLHGKYKNKFKRVVFAILTKKKELLELFEEI
- a CDS encoding DUF4291 domain-containing protein, which gives rise to MELKLKKYNEQLQGWPEKGHHIMAQYNDDKIVVYQSYRKEIGEFALKNQYFGGEFSLDRMTWIKPNFLWMMYRNGWGRKEGQEYVLAIHLKMSAFKRYLENAVYSSYNDKLGVSREEWQNQVKESSVRLQWDPDHDPFGNKLERRAVQIGLKKEFTHSFAHEDILLIENISDFVKEQYQFVLNDDLGNLMIPEEKPLLFNDENLNKTLRLDKN